The following coding sequences lie in one Euhalothece natronophila Z-M001 genomic window:
- a CDS encoding DUF427 domain-containing protein — protein sequence MFNRQRIEPKPGQESVWDYPRPPRLESSSKHIQVVFNGEIIADTKNSLRMLETSHPPVYYVPAEDVKQEYLTQTNHQTFCEWKGKARYYALKVGDQEVINAVWDYPNPSSRYSDIKGYFAFYPAKMEACYVDGEKVQSQEGDFYGGWITSEIVGPFKGAPGTWGW from the coding sequence ATGTTTAATCGTCAACGCATTGAACCAAAACCAGGACAAGAGTCAGTCTGGGATTATCCGCGCCCCCCGCGTCTCGAATCCTCGTCAAAACACATTCAAGTGGTCTTTAATGGGGAAATTATCGCTGATACCAAAAATTCCCTGAGAATGTTAGAAACCAGTCATCCTCCTGTATATTATGTGCCTGCTGAAGATGTGAAACAGGAATATTTAACCCAAACTAATCATCAAACCTTCTGTGAGTGGAAAGGAAAAGCCCGCTATTACGCGCTAAAAGTGGGAGATCAAGAAGTAATTAATGCTGTTTGGGATTATCCTAACCCCAGTTCACGCTACTCAGATATTAAAGGCTATTTTGCTTTCTATCCCGCTAAAATGGAAGCCTGTTATGTGGATGGGGAAAAAGTGCAATCTCAAGAAGGAGATTTCTATGGGGGTTGGATTACCAGTGAGATTGTTGGTCCCTTTAAGGGTGCTCCCGGAACTTGGGGATGGTAA
- a CDS encoding shikimate kinase, with amino-acid sequence MTKNNANLLQGLNIYLVGMMGVGKTSVGKAVAEQLSYRFLDTDDLITKIQGQPITEIFSQQGETYFRELETKVLEELSTYTRSVIATGGGIILKPENWSFLQQGLVVWLNAGVDLLMERLAQDESRPLLQTANPRETLERLLEERYSQYAQADLQINIHADESPSAIASRMIQEIPTVVKSQNSAS; translated from the coding sequence ATGACAAAGAACAACGCTAATTTATTACAAGGCTTAAATATTTATCTAGTTGGAATGATGGGAGTAGGAAAAACATCTGTTGGCAAAGCAGTAGCAGAACAACTCTCTTATCGCTTTTTAGATACTGATGATTTAATTACAAAAATCCAAGGACAACCGATTACTGAGATTTTTTCCCAACAGGGAGAAACTTACTTTCGGGAGTTAGAAACTAAGGTATTGGAGGAGTTATCCACTTATACTCGCAGTGTGATTGCCACTGGGGGAGGAATTATTCTTAAGCCAGAAAATTGGAGTTTCTTGCAACAGGGGTTAGTGGTATGGCTCAATGCTGGCGTGGATCTACTCATGGAACGACTCGCTCAAGATGAAAGTCGCCCTCTATTGCAAACAGCAAACCCACGAGAAACTTTAGAAAGGCTATTAGAAGAACGCTATTCTCAGTATGCTCAAGCTGACTTACAGATTAATATTCATGCAGATGAATCTCCAAGCGCGATCGCGTCACGAATGATTCAGGAAATTCCAACTGTGGTAAAATCACAAAATTCAGCTAGTTAA
- a CDS encoding PD-(D/E)XK nuclease family protein, protein MTNDIWRLSQNHLNLFSTCPRKFQHIYLEQFSSPCVSQQSASLSLGNRFHRFMQQRELGIPTENVLGTDEEIKQSFSAIAAAAPEIVYPQPKTSRYPEHRRTILKGNFLLTGIYDLLILTQTEAQIIDWKTYPQPPQKEKLANNWQTRLYLYLLAETSSYIPENIKFTYWFIKVPHKPTSATFFYSSKQHEKTDQELDQLLNQLSNYWQNYQNNNQFFPKVEPNQIKSHCLPCQFKHSCGRSQSKKDNIEASEITEIVI, encoded by the coding sequence ATGACTAATGACATCTGGCGATTATCTCAAAATCATCTCAATTTATTTTCAACTTGTCCGCGAAAGTTTCAACATATTTATTTAGAACAATTTTCTTCTCCTTGTGTGAGTCAACAATCAGCCAGTTTAAGTTTAGGGAATCGCTTTCATCGTTTTATGCAACAACGAGAGTTAGGAATTCCCACAGAGAATGTTCTCGGCACAGATGAGGAAATAAAACAGTCATTTAGCGCGATCGCGGCGGCTGCCCCTGAGATTGTTTATCCTCAACCTAAAACCTCTCGTTATCCTGAACATAGACGCACCATTCTAAAAGGAAACTTTCTCTTAACGGGAATTTATGATTTACTAATCTTAACCCAAACTGAAGCTCAAATTATTGACTGGAAAACTTACCCCCAACCACCACAAAAAGAGAAACTTGCTAATAACTGGCAAACTCGTCTATATCTTTACTTATTAGCCGAAACATCTTCCTATATTCCTGAAAATATTAAGTTTACCTATTGGTTTATTAAAGTGCCTCATAAGCCGACCTCCGCAACCTTTTTTTATAGCAGTAAACAACATGAAAAGACAGATCAAGAACTAGACCAATTGCTTAATCAACTAAGTAATTACTGGCAAAATTACCAAAATAATAATCAATTTTTTCCCAAAGTAGAACCCAATCAAATTAAAAGTCATTGTTTGCCATGTCAATTTAAACACTCTTGTGGTCGTTCTCAATCGAAAAAAGATAACATTGAAGCTTCAGAAATTACAGAAATTGTCATTTAA
- the argB gene encoding acetylglutamate kinase, translating to MVNQRDREPINQEEAQRVRILSEALPYIQKFAGRTIVIKYGGAAMKDQALKKQVIRDVVFLSCVGMRPIIVHGGGPEINSWLGKLGIEPQFKNGLRVTDSDTMDVVEMVLVGRVNKELVELINQAGGSAIGICGRDGNLISARPRGEEGIGFVGEVSTINPHLLESLIKTGHVPVISTVASDETGQAYNINADTVAGEIAASLGAEKLILLTDTLGLLKDYTDPSSLITHLTIAEARSLIATGVVQGGMIPKVECCIRSLAQGVRAAHIIDGRIPHSILLEIFSDEGIGSMIVGSQYHY from the coding sequence ATGGTAAACCAGCGCGATCGCGAACCGATTAACCAAGAAGAAGCCCAACGAGTCCGCATTCTCAGTGAAGCCCTCCCCTATATCCAGAAATTTGCGGGACGAACCATTGTGATTAAATATGGGGGCGCTGCGATGAAAGATCAAGCCCTGAAAAAACAGGTCATTCGGGACGTAGTGTTTTTATCCTGTGTGGGAATGCGTCCAATTATTGTTCATGGGGGTGGCCCCGAAATTAATAGCTGGCTAGGGAAATTGGGCATTGAACCGCAGTTTAAAAACGGGCTACGAGTCACTGATTCTGACACCATGGATGTGGTAGAAATGGTGTTAGTGGGGCGAGTGAATAAAGAATTAGTAGAGTTAATTAATCAAGCTGGGGGAAGCGCGATCGGCATTTGTGGTCGTGATGGCAATCTGATCTCAGCACGCCCTCGCGGTGAAGAAGGAATTGGCTTTGTAGGAGAAGTTAGCACCATTAATCCTCACCTATTGGAATCCCTCATTAAAACAGGTCATGTTCCTGTCATTTCTACCGTTGCTTCTGATGAAACGGGACAAGCCTATAATATTAATGCTGATACTGTAGCAGGGGAAATTGCTGCGTCATTAGGAGCAGAAAAACTGATTCTACTTACCGATACCCTTGGCTTACTCAAGGATTATACTGACCCCTCTAGTCTCATTACCCATCTGACGATTGCAGAAGCGCGATCGTTAATTGCAACAGGAGTTGTTCAAGGGGGAATGATCCCGAAAGTAGAATGTTGTATTCGTTCCCTCGCTCAAGGGGTAAGAGCCGCCCATATCATAGACGGGCGTATTCCCCATTCCATTCTCTTGGAAATTTTTAGCGACGAAGGGATTGGCTCAATGATCGTCGGGTCTCAATATCACTATTAG
- a CDS encoding RNA-guided endonuclease InsQ/TnpB family protein produces MVTTRRVTFKLYPKKSAENKLHYARKGHCDLYNAALSHRKTQYKQFGNSVNYFDQQNSLPEFKEGLPEYKEFGSHTLQATLKRVDFGFQRFFKGLGKYPRFKARRRYRGWTYPDQAGWKVHSDGKNGYLELKDLGLTIQMRGQARTWGTPNTCTIFWDGKNWYASITVQCEPTRDTGFGAIGLDFGCKVAVATSNGEFIEAPKSQAKAQEKVNQLSKNLRRKRRPEKGKVKASRRWKKHQKQISGT; encoded by the coding sequence ATGGTAACAACCCGTCGAGTCACCTTCAAACTGTACCCAAAGAAGTCCGCAGAGAATAAACTCCATTATGCGAGAAAAGGTCACTGCGACTTATATAATGCTGCACTTTCCCATCGGAAGACGCAGTATAAGCAGTTTGGCAACTCGGTTAATTACTTTGACCAACAAAATAGTCTTCCTGAGTTTAAGGAGGGATTACCTGAGTATAAGGAATTTGGGAGTCATACCCTCCAAGCCACTCTAAAAAGGGTTGACTTTGGATTTCAACGCTTTTTCAAAGGACTAGGGAAATACCCTCGGTTTAAGGCAAGAAGACGTTATCGAGGATGGACTTACCCAGATCAAGCAGGTTGGAAAGTACACTCGGACGGGAAAAATGGCTATCTTGAGCTTAAAGACTTGGGCTTAACCATCCAAATGCGAGGTCAGGCCAGAACTTGGGGAACTCCTAATACCTGTACTATCTTTTGGGATGGAAAGAACTGGTATGCTTCCATCACAGTTCAGTGCGAACCAACCAGAGATACTGGTTTTGGCGCAATCGGTTTGGATTTTGGGTGTAAGGTGGCTGTTGCCACTTCTAACGGTGAGTTCATCGAAGCTCCTAAATCCCAAGCCAAAGCTCAAGAAAAAGTCAATCAACTTTCCAAAAACCTTCGACGAAAACGCCGTCCAGAAAAAGGAAAGGTAAAAGCCTCTCGCAGATGGAAAAAACACCAAAAGCAAATTAGCGGGACTTAA
- a CDS encoding AAA family ATPase, whose amino-acid sequence MRDYIQHLTDNIAQIFVGKESSVRLVIVALLSGGHILLEDVPGVGKTLLAKALARSINGKFQRIQCTPDLLPSDVTGTSVWNQRDQIFDFVPGPIFANIFLADEINRATPRTQSALLEVMEEQQVTVDGETRVVGKPFFVIATQNPVEYQGTFPLPEAQMDRFAISLSLGYPTAEEELQMLQRQGTNLEDLQPSISPKDLLELQKQVLEVKVATPLQQYILNLVRASREDEDVTLGISPRGAVALQRATQALAFLEGRDYAIPDDVKFLAPYVLSHRLMTTGGRKERMIIDRLLQSVPVET is encoded by the coding sequence ATGAGAGACTACATTCAACACCTAACTGATAACATCGCACAAATCTTTGTTGGCAAAGAGAGTTCCGTTCGTCTTGTGATTGTTGCCCTTCTCAGTGGGGGTCATATCTTACTAGAAGATGTCCCTGGAGTCGGGAAAACCTTATTAGCAAAAGCCCTTGCTCGTTCCATTAACGGAAAATTTCAACGCATCCAATGTACTCCAGATTTACTTCCCTCTGATGTAACGGGAACCAGTGTTTGGAATCAGCGCGATCAAATTTTTGATTTTGTTCCAGGTCCAATTTTTGCCAATATTTTTCTTGCTGACGAAATTAATCGGGCGACTCCTCGCACCCAATCCGCCCTTTTAGAAGTGATGGAAGAGCAGCAGGTTACTGTTGATGGGGAAACTCGTGTTGTGGGAAAACCCTTTTTCGTTATCGCCACCCAAAACCCTGTGGAATATCAAGGAACGTTTCCGCTTCCTGAAGCACAAATGGATCGCTTTGCCATCTCTCTAAGTTTAGGCTATCCCACTGCCGAAGAAGAGTTACAAATGCTACAGCGCCAAGGAACAAACTTAGAAGATTTACAACCCTCAATTTCCCCCAAAGACCTCTTAGAATTACAAAAGCAAGTTCTAGAAGTGAAAGTTGCCACGCCTCTACAACAATATATTTTAAATCTGGTTCGGGCTTCCCGAGAGGATGAAGATGTTACTTTAGGGATTAGCCCACGAGGTGCAGTTGCTCTACAACGGGCTACCCAAGCTCTTGCCTTTTTAGAAGGAAGAGACTACGCCATCCCTGATGATGTTAAATTTCTTGCTCCCTATGTTCTCTCTCACCGTTTAATGACCACTGGCGGACGGAAAGAGAGAATGATTATTGATCGGCTTTTACAATCAGTTCCTGTGGAAACTTGA
- a CDS encoding LCP family protein, which yields MSVRKPVQVQNSKPSSRPKRTYPVKKKKEKQRSRSPHWFLIGLGLSGIAMLSATAGAFLAITLGSTNAINNDRTASDDDPEFSREEITNTPPLQLPKLKQPVNLLVLGTKVLSSDLGESPRELGYHRLVHDSFDGATDAMFLVRFDPEADKVTMLSIPRDSKVDLPGHGTVKINAANRYGGAGASARAVSNLLGGVEIDRYIRVNVQGVEQLVDALGGVDMYVPKDMRYRDDSQRLYIDLEQGEQTLDGEEAMQFIRFRQDEYGDIGRVQRQQLLLRAMVQQALNPSTLTRIPNILSVIRSNLDTNLGNKEMLALARFASNRDDENLEMLMLPGEFEDVVENRNGRRITTSYWLPHNRRIEQMMARHFDVESNRLSSSSSDEVSPRIRIAIQDSTDNSEAVRGVARDLEDDGFRNVYVASDWSQPLETTRIVAQTGNVEAAKAVAEVLGVGEVRVESTGALDSVVSIQLGEDWWEKQESE from the coding sequence GTGAGTGTGAGGAAGCCTGTGCAAGTTCAAAACTCAAAACCATCCAGCAGACCCAAAAGGACTTATCCTGTCAAAAAAAAGAAGGAGAAACAGCGATCGCGCTCTCCCCATTGGTTTTTAATTGGTTTAGGTCTATCTGGAATTGCAATGCTTTCAGCAACCGCAGGTGCTTTTTTAGCCATTACCCTCGGTTCTACAAATGCAATTAATAATGATAGGACAGCTTCTGATGATGACCCAGAGTTTTCACGAGAAGAAATTACCAATACCCCCCCTCTTCAACTACCGAAATTAAAACAACCAGTTAACCTGCTTGTATTAGGAACCAAAGTTTTAAGTTCAGATTTAGGGGAGTCTCCTCGAGAACTTGGTTATCATAGGCTAGTTCATGACTCCTTTGATGGGGCAACGGATGCTATGTTCTTGGTTCGGTTTGATCCAGAAGCTGACAAAGTAACCATGTTGTCTATTCCTAGAGATAGCAAAGTGGACTTACCAGGACATGGCACGGTTAAAATTAATGCCGCTAATCGCTATGGAGGTGCTGGAGCCAGTGCGCGAGCGGTGAGTAATTTACTCGGTGGCGTTGAAATTGACCGTTACATTCGTGTCAACGTGCAAGGGGTAGAACAGTTAGTGGACGCTTTGGGAGGTGTAGATATGTATGTTCCCAAAGACATGAGGTATCGCGATGATAGTCAGCGTCTTTATATTGATTTAGAACAGGGTGAGCAAACTCTAGACGGTGAGGAAGCGATGCAGTTTATCCGTTTTCGTCAAGACGAATATGGTGATATTGGACGAGTGCAAAGACAGCAATTACTGCTACGAGCAATGGTTCAACAAGCCCTCAATCCCTCGACCCTCACCCGAATTCCTAATATATTATCTGTGATTCGCTCTAACCTTGATACGAATTTAGGAAACAAAGAAATGCTTGCTTTAGCCAGATTTGCCTCCAATAGAGATGATGAAAATCTGGAAATGTTGATGTTACCAGGAGAATTTGAGGATGTGGTAGAAAACCGCAATGGCCGAAGAATCACCACCAGTTACTGGCTTCCCCATAATCGTCGCATTGAACAAATGATGGCGCGTCATTTTGATGTAGAATCTAATCGCCTTAGCAGCAGTAGCAGTGATGAAGTTTCTCCTCGGATTCGGATTGCTATTCAAGATAGCACAGATAATTCTGAAGCGGTGAGAGGGGTGGCAAGAGATTTAGAAGATGATGGCTTCCGTAATGTTTATGTGGCTTCAGATTGGTCACAACCTTTAGAGACAACTCGCATTGTGGCTCAAACGGGTAATGTAGAAGCAGCCAAAGCTGTGGCTGAGGTTCTCGGAGTCGGAGAAGTACGAGTAGAAAGTACGGGGGCGCTAGATTCTGTGGTTAGTATCCAGTTAGGTGAAGATTGGTGGGAAAAACAGGAATCAGAATAG
- a CDS encoding methylmalonic aciduria and homocystinuria type D protein, with amino-acid sequence MAYSSVQLPKITPVLTLLPEPKSPLEVYICEPTPFVQDNLEKMLPDWTLPRAWVVIILQKARFPLLTCSHIVEQEKQRLRERFMRFGVEVAFDIKEQGELADLIDPRSGQPLLSHPGVLCHDDVKVVSTLLGFHTAPGDCMRLFHPQWGNAVYPSIILSSATPKTTATLIKTAAQRFQWQINSQK; translated from the coding sequence ATGGCTTATTCCTCAGTTCAACTGCCAAAAATTACACCAGTTCTTACCTTGTTGCCTGAACCAAAATCTCCCTTAGAAGTTTACATCTGTGAACCCACTCCTTTTGTGCAAGACAATCTAGAAAAAATGCTACCTGATTGGACACTGCCAAGAGCTTGGGTTGTGATTATTCTTCAAAAAGCAAGGTTCCCCTTATTAACTTGCTCCCATATTGTAGAACAAGAAAAACAGCGGTTGCGAGAACGGTTTATGCGCTTTGGGGTAGAAGTTGCCTTTGATATCAAAGAACAAGGAGAACTTGCAGACTTGATTGATCCCCGCAGTGGACAACCCTTACTTTCCCATCCTGGTGTTTTATGTCATGATGATGTAAAAGTAGTTTCTACCTTACTCGGTTTTCATACTGCTCCGGGAGATTGCATGAGACTTTTTCATCCCCAATGGGGAAATGCTGTCTATCCTAGTATTATTTTATCCTCTGCTACCCCTAAGACAACAGCTACTTTGATCAAAACTGCCGCTCAACGTTTTCAATGGCAAATCAATTCGCAAAAGTAG
- a CDS encoding regulatory protein RecX has product MSNCQTYFFRLLARREYSEKELRKKGQEKGFSEAEITETIEHLQEINAQSDTRVAEEMILGYQGKYGRPKIKQKCREKGISDELFAQTWENLSDQLEAEELPNLKNKVKRKYNLNQFSNLDPKTKRKICNFLQYRGFNPWQLLKQWEQEGQNF; this is encoded by the coding sequence ATGAGTAATTGTCAAACCTATTTCTTTCGACTCCTTGCCAGACGGGAATATAGTGAAAAAGAACTCCGAAAAAAAGGACAAGAAAAAGGATTCTCAGAAGCAGAAATCACAGAAACAATAGAGCATTTACAAGAAATTAATGCTCAATCAGACACTCGTGTTGCTGAGGAAATGATACTAGGGTATCAGGGAAAATATGGCAGACCTAAAATTAAACAAAAATGCCGAGAGAAAGGTATCAGTGATGAGTTATTTGCACAAACTTGGGAAAACTTATCAGATCAGCTAGAGGCAGAAGAACTACCAAACTTAAAAAACAAAGTAAAGCGGAAATATAACCTCAATCAATTTTCCAACCTTGATCCAAAAACAAAACGCAAAATTTGTAATTTTCTCCAATATCGGGGTTTTAATCCTTGGCAACTACTCAAGCAATGGGAACAAGAAGGACAGAATTTTTAG
- the nadA gene encoding quinolinate synthase NadA gives MFTTAVKSKSNGLPRDLFTAVEELKKELNAVVLAHYYQEGDIQDVADYLGDSLGLSQQAAKTDADVIVFAGVHFMAETAKILNPDKLVLLPDLEAGCSLAESCPPQEFAKFKEKYPDHLVVSYINCTAEIKAMSDIICTSSNAVKIINQIPENKGIIFAPDRNLGRYVMQQTGRDLVLWQGSCIVHETFSEKAIVQLKTTHPQAEIIAHPECEEPVLRHANYIGSTTALLKYCQETSQQEFIVATEPGIIHQMQKVAPEKTFIPAPAMNNCACNECPYMRLNTLEKLYLAMKHRQPEVYLPEDIRVAALKPIQKMLEMSY, from the coding sequence GTGTTTACAACGGCTGTTAAATCAAAATCAAATGGACTTCCCCGAGACTTATTCACCGCAGTTGAGGAATTGAAAAAAGAACTAAATGCGGTGGTATTAGCCCACTATTATCAAGAAGGAGACATTCAAGATGTCGCTGACTACCTTGGCGACTCTTTAGGGTTATCTCAGCAAGCGGCGAAAACAGATGCGGATGTCATTGTCTTTGCTGGGGTTCATTTTATGGCGGAGACAGCCAAAATTTTGAATCCCGATAAATTAGTCTTGTTACCTGATTTGGAAGCAGGGTGTTCTTTGGCTGAGAGTTGCCCACCACAAGAGTTTGCGAAATTTAAGGAAAAGTATCCTGACCATTTGGTGGTTTCTTATATCAACTGTACCGCCGAAATTAAGGCGATGAGTGATATTATTTGTACCAGTTCTAATGCGGTGAAAATTATTAATCAAATTCCTGAAAATAAAGGAATTATTTTTGCCCCAGATCGCAATTTAGGACGGTATGTCATGCAGCAAACGGGGCGAGATTTAGTGTTATGGCAAGGAAGCTGTATTGTCCATGAAACCTTTTCAGAAAAAGCAATTGTGCAACTAAAAACAACGCATCCCCAAGCAGAAATTATTGCTCACCCTGAATGTGAAGAACCGGTTTTACGTCATGCTAATTACATCGGTTCCACTACTGCTTTATTAAAGTATTGTCAGGAAACTTCCCAACAGGAATTTATTGTGGCAACAGAACCTGGAATTATCCATCAAATGCAAAAAGTTGCCCCAGAAAAAACGTTTATTCCTGCCCCTGCGATGAATAATTGTGCTTGTAATGAATGCCCTTATATGCGCTTAAATACCTTGGAAAAATTATATTTAGCAATGAAGCATCGACAGCCTGAAGTTTATCTCCCTGAAGATATCCGAGTGGCGGCGTTGAAGCCGATTCAAAAAATGTTAGAAATGAGTTATTAG
- a CDS encoding PAP/fibrillin family protein, with product MSHKEQLLSAIAGKNRGNLAKEADKVAVLSAIAQLETENPTPNPIERSDLLKGNWRLLYTTSKDLLRFDQFPFLQSGQIYQCIDTEENKVYNIAEIVGVPFLEGIVSVVAEFTPASEKRVNVNFKRSIVGLQRFLGYDNPSSYINKIKQGKKFIPLDFDISNPNSNAWLDITYLDDNLRIGRGNRGSVFVLTKN from the coding sequence ATGAGTCATAAAGAGCAATTACTTAGCGCGATTGCGGGAAAAAATCGTGGAAATTTAGCTAAAGAAGCTGATAAAGTAGCTGTACTGAGCGCGATCGCGCAATTAGAGACAGAAAATCCCACTCCTAATCCGATTGAACGGAGCGATTTATTAAAAGGAAATTGGCGACTTCTTTACACCACCAGTAAAGATTTACTGCGATTTGATCAGTTTCCCTTCTTACAATCGGGGCAAATTTATCAGTGCATTGATACTGAAGAAAACAAAGTTTATAACATTGCTGAAATTGTGGGAGTTCCTTTTTTAGAGGGAATTGTCTCGGTAGTTGCTGAGTTTACCCCAGCTTCTGAAAAACGAGTTAATGTTAATTTTAAGCGTTCTATTGTTGGCTTACAACGCTTTCTCGGTTATGACAATCCTAGTAGTTATATTAATAAAATTAAGCAAGGAAAAAAGTTTATTCCCTTAGATTTTGACATTAGTAATCCCAACTCGAATGCTTGGTTAGACATCACTTATCTTGATGATAATTTACGCATTGGGAGAGGAAACCGAGGTAGCGTTTTTGTATTAACGAAAAATTAA
- a CDS encoding bifunctional riboflavin kinase/FAD synthetase — MWITSDLERALTPTAIALGNFDGVHRGHQNVIIPVLQQPVRSTVVTFEPHPREYFSGKRCSLLTPLEEKISYLKALGVEQLILLPFNQELASLSPETFVKEILIAKLNPHYISVGEDFRFGYQRKGTAQDLSAIALTKSIEVNIISLKSNQQQRISSSRIRACLNSGEISLANELLGRPYNLTGTVTTGEQRGRTIGFPTANLTPPHNKLIPRYGVYAVEVTSSTFPITDPHPAVMNIGMRPTVNGKHPTIEVHLLNWSGNLYSHSLSIAMKQFLRPEEKFSSLDELKAQINRDCEQAISRK; from the coding sequence GTGTGGATTACCTCAGATCTAGAACGAGCCTTAACGCCGACTGCGATCGCGCTCGGTAACTTTGATGGCGTTCACCGTGGACACCAAAATGTTATCATACCCGTTTTACAACAACCTGTTCGTTCAACTGTTGTCACGTTTGAGCCTCACCCCCGAGAATACTTTAGTGGCAAACGTTGTTCCCTGTTAACCCCATTAGAAGAGAAAATCAGCTATCTCAAAGCCCTTGGCGTAGAACAGCTGATCTTACTTCCCTTCAATCAGGAACTTGCCTCTCTCTCGCCTGAAACCTTTGTCAAAGAGATTTTAATCGCAAAACTTAACCCCCATTATATTAGTGTGGGGGAGGACTTTCGGTTTGGCTATCAGCGAAAGGGAACTGCCCAAGATTTAAGCGCGATCGCGCTCACAAAAAGTATCGAAGTTAACATTATTTCCCTAAAAAGTAACCAACAGCAACGCATTAGTAGTTCCAGAATTCGTGCTTGCCTAAATAGTGGGGAAATCAGCCTCGCTAATGAACTTTTAGGACGACCCTATAACCTCACCGGAACTGTCACCACAGGGGAACAACGCGGGCGCACCATTGGCTTTCCTACAGCTAACTTAACCCCACCCCACAACAAACTTATTCCTCGCTACGGCGTTTATGCAGTGGAAGTAACTAGTTCCACTTTTCCGATTACTGACCCTCATCCCGCAGTTATGAATATTGGGATGCGTCCCACCGTTAACGGCAAACATCCGACAATTGAAGTTCATCTCTTAAACTGGAGTGGCAATCTATATTCTCATAGTCTCAGTATCGCTATGAAACAATTCCTGCGCCCAGAAGAAAAATTTTCTTCCCTTGATGAGCTAAAAGCGCAAATTAATCGTGACTGTGAACAAGCAATTTCTCGAAAATGA
- a CDS encoding DUF4359 domain-containing protein yields the protein MKFKSWKISVIIGSLAVIGIGGAMAATNPSREAYKDYAAEKMSTYLKEEACSDVPEFLQGQCANLVDMGREPMKEIIDNSTERHNYVFFSIYETNLSIAEPLPSYHFQTIGIFNNLIIYETEEQ from the coding sequence ATGAAGTTCAAATCTTGGAAAATCAGTGTAATTATAGGTAGCCTTGCTGTTATTGGTATTGGGGGAGCGATGGCTGCCACTAACCCTAGCCGTGAGGCTTACAAAGATTATGCTGCAGAAAAAATGAGTACCTATCTCAAAGAAGAAGCTTGTTCTGATGTGCCTGAATTTTTACAAGGGCAATGTGCTAATTTAGTGGATATGGGAAGAGAACCAATGAAAGAAATAATTGATAATTCCACTGAAAGACATAACTATGTTTTTTTTAGTATTTATGAAACGAATTTATCGATTGCGGAGCCTCTTCCTAGCTATCATTTCCAAACCATTGGCATTTTCAATAATTTAATTATCTATGAAACTGAAGAACAATAG